The Danaus plexippus chromosome 24, MEX_DaPlex, whole genome shotgun sequence DNA window ACCTCCTTACGCACAGGCCCAGTCTGAGTGATCGGAACATTTCGCTGACCCTCAACCGCTGGCGGCACCTTCCGTGGCGCTATAATTGTTAGCACACCATCAGACGACAATCTGGACTCCACGGTTTCAGGAACACAACCCTCGGGCAGAGCATACCGGCGACAAAACTGACGCGAAATATATCCATGCTGGTCCTTCTTTTCTTCGTGCTTCCCTTCCACCACCACATAGCCATCGGATGTTTTAACACTTATCTCCTCAGGGTTGAAATGTTGCACATCTAGGTTGACTTGGAACTTATCCTTGTCCGTTTTGATGCTAGAACCGACGTCCCTTGCAGCCGCTGCAAGATGACGCCAGGGCCGGTAGTAATCGCGACTCAAAGTCGGACCGCACACAACGTTCAAAAGATCGTCGGGAGATATCCCCAAGCCGAAATGCTGATCCAGAATACGGCGAGGACGATCTAATTCATAATCCAAAAGCAAAGGTAGTAAAGACATTTTGTATTCGCTTCACAAATCccgaaaaaaatttaatatcacttgCAAGCCGGCAACTTACACCTCTCGACGCTTGAATTAAACTGATGCAGTTTTGCGCGCGCATCCTGAATTTACTCGATCGACAAAATTTAAACCTATATGGAAAATTCTAGAATCCATGGGCTATAAACTTAGGTCCAACtaaatttagtattatattgtGTCTTAATTGATCAAAActctttaaagtaaatatttattaaaattttatactaaatatttattaaaaatttatgttaatacttatatatatatatattctaaaatgttattagatttatttttatttataaaattattagattacCTTCGAAGTTCCAAGTTAGAACTTAaagcatataaatattatagcgttttcttaaaaataaacgaaattttgtttgcttttatgtttcattttatataagattttttataacaattatatcagGCTTTTAAGTTATGGCTCTTGGCCTCAAAACACCTGGATTTTGCGACTGAGAAAAGTTTGCTAGACAATTCTAGAATTACCTTTAAGCATCTATTGTCGAATAGTAGTACTAAAATAAACTCACAATATGAAAATAGATTCTACATGCTTTTGTTAGATGGCAGTGTAATGAAACATTTGTAGATGGCGTTTTGACcaaagtttttgaataaagGAAGAATTGCCagtgcaaaaaaaattaaaagcagtgttataattttttacaatatttgcaTTTCACTAtgattcaaaaattaataaaaaaactttaaattacaatattattgtcaGTGTTCGAATCTTGatcataatttacaaaatcattTACTCAATAATTCTATGCGGCTCGCCATTGGTTGTCAGCCACCGACCTACGTAGACTAAGGACTGGTAGTGGGTTTTTCGGCTCGTAGTAAGCGCAGTAATAGAATAGGTAGTGTGTGGAATTGTGATAGTTTCTGTGCgtcttttacattaaatttattttgttgtttttgtatttcctttaaaaaaattatatagtaacaAGTgcgaaacaaaaagttttactacccatataatatatgaactttatttaaacttgaagtacttttgtagatgtgattattgtttttgtgatattttttctgtGACAATGGCAGACAATTCAAAATTGACCGATGAGGAGTTATCTGAAATCAGGGAACAATTTGCTCAGGTAAGTTGAAGTTAGGTCTTGAACCGGCATGGATACTAAGCAGTTAATGCGCAAAAGACTCCAGACTGAATCAATTCTTATATAT harbors:
- the LOC116775842 gene encoding protein lethal(2)essential for life-like — translated: MSLLPLLLDYELDRPRRILDQHFGLGISPDDLLNVVCGPTLSRDYYRPWRHLAAAARDVGSSIKTDKDKFQVNLDVQHFNPEEISVKTSDGYVVVEGKHEEKKDQHGYISRQFCRRYALPEGCVPETVESRLSSDGVLTIIAPRKVPPAVEGQRNVPITQTGPVRKEVKDQANGDKA